The Methanotorris formicicus Mc-S-70 DNA window AGAGAACTCGCTAAGAAGATTTATGAAAATGAAAATGGGGTTGTTCCAAATCCATTGGAAAATGAGGAGATTATGCAGATTGGAAAGAGGGTTAAGGAAAGGATTAGAACTCTGAGAACTTAAATTTTTTTTTGGTGGGATTATGCTAAAGATAAGAATCTCCCAACTACTTTCTACAAAATATGTGATTTTAGCAAGAATCTTGACATTAAAACCAAATTTATTGTTGCAGATGAACCAACATCTATGTTAGGTGTTTCAGTCCAAGCACAAATTTTGAGTTTGATGAGGAAGATTCAAAAGGCAGAAGCATTTAAAAATGGTAAAATTGTTGAAATTGGATAAACAAAGGAATTTCTAAGAAATCCAAGGCATGAATACACAAAAAACTTATTGAGAACTCTCTTTTTGGATAAATTGCCATTAATTTTTTTAGTAACAACTAATCAATTAAATTTCTTAAATAATAAACTATATATATTCATTTTTTTAGTAGAAGAATCAATGTTTTGATGAATTAGTTATTAACTGATAGTGTGATTTAACAATATTAACTTTAAAACCAAAAAATAGAAATAGGTAGTACTTAAATAACTCGTTAAAAAACGGTGCATCTCCTATGCTAGCAGCACTTAATAGTATACTCACTAATTCTATAAATAGTTTAGGATTTAACTGTTCGGAGGAGTTATCTAAGTTCGCACAAGTTAGAACACTAACGCCAATAAAAACTATCAAAGCATTTTCAGAGTATGTCTCGGGAATTCACAGAACGACTATCGTTAAAAACCTACAAAAACTATCAGAAAATGAGTTTTGTTTGTATACTCAACTATCCAACCTTCCCGATATTTTTGATGACAATAGATTTAAATACACTGCAATAATCGATTCAACGCTACTAAGGAGATGGAGTAAAAAGGTTTATGGTTGCAATATTCGATATAACTACATCGAAAGACATAGCAAACCATATCAAGAGCAGATAAACTGCTGTATTTATCACGAAAAAAGGGATATATTCGATTTACACTACAATAAAACCACTTGGCAAAAAATCCACAGACATATTCATCGAAATTATTAGATTCTTAACTCATATAGATATCGGGACGGTCGTAGGAGACACTTTTGTAACGACAAAGAAAATTATGAAGGAATCTAAAGAATTGGGAATGGAATATATTGGTAAACTTAGGAAAAACCTGATAGTTGAATATTTCGGTAAGAAGGTTAAGGTAGAAGGACTATTTAAGAGGGATTTCGAGAAAGAAAAGCTTAAATTAAGGACTATTAATGGAATAAAGTTTAGATTATCCGAGAAAGTGGTCAATATTCCCGATGTTGGTAGAGTTAAAATCGTTGCAGTGTTGATGGAAAATCAGAAAAAACCTAAGTATCTGGTCTCTACAAACCATAAAAAGAAGGCAGAGAACATAATAAGCGAGTATATGAAGAGACCAAAGATAGAAGAAAAGCATAGAAGAGATAAATCGATTTTAGATGTTGAGGGAAATTACCTAACGTCTGAAAAGAGCAATATTGGGTTTGTTAGGTTTATAGCAATGGTATCAAACTGTATAGAATATTTAAGCCACAAATATGGATTATCATTCTATGAAGTGATTAAAGAGTGCAGTAAAGAACTAATAAAGAAAGGATTCTCGTAATCACACTGTCAGTAAATTAACCTTTGATAAAAACCAAATACCAAACAACGATTACAATTAGAAGGGGAATTTCATAAATAAGTAAGTGTAAAGTAGCCAACTTTACCCCTATTTTTCCAAATATAGACAATTGCAGAGGTAAATTTTTCCTCAAATAAATTATTATTTTGTTGATGAACTCTGCCACCAAAAGTGAGAATAAGATCTCATTTGGAGTTAAAACATTCCCATTCAAAAGTCCAGATGCAATACCAATAGCCCCTGAGATAGTGGCAAGTCCAGTTAGCATTATAACCAATACTGTAGAGGGCAAACCTAAAGCATCCAACAGCGAATCTGCAAAATTTTCAAACAGTTTTCAATAATCCATGCTCTATTAGGTAGGTTATTATCAATACGGATGGAACAAAAGACATCAAAACTCTCATATACTGTTTTACTGTATCTTTTATTATTGCATTTATTCCTCCAGATTCAAAATTAAAATCTATATTGATGTTGGTGTTGTTTTTTCTCAGCATTAAGATACCAAAGAACAAATACATACATGTAATTAAGAACTTAATCAAAACATACAAACCTCCAACATAAAAACCTAAACTCGTCGCCATTGGAATGGCAAAGAACAATATTATATGAATGCCAAATGAGAACATGCCTAAAAAATACAGCGGTATTAGATTCTCCCTTGAAAGCTCTCCTTTATTGCAGAGATTATTAAGCAAAAAATGCCCTGAGGTAGAACTAACAAAGTAAATAGCAAATATTGGAAAGTATTTATTTTTTATGTATTTTTGGAGTTTGTACAGAATATTTAAATGACACATAATATTTGCCAATAAAACCCCAATAAATATTAGGGGAAGAACTTTTGAAAATATCTCAAACGCCATCATGTTATCATTTTTTGGATTTTTAGGGTTTATTAAAAATAAGTTCTAATAGTACAGAATGATTTATAAATTATCAAAATCAACAACTTTAAATTTTAAGTAAATCAATAGATTAATGTAAAATGATTTAATTACGATTTTTTAACTTATAATTGACATCAAATCCTATTTAAATTTTAAGTTTCATAAAACAGTTATATTGGTGGGCATATGGATTTCATAAAAATACATGTAAAAGGTATTGTCCAAGGTGTGGGGTTTAGGCCTTTTGTTTATAGAATAGCAAAAGAGAATAATTTAAAAGGATATGTCAAAAATATGGGAAATTATGTTGAAATTGTGGTTGGAGGTAAAAAAGAAGACATAGAAAAATTTATAGATGATTTGAAGTCAAAAAAACCTCCTTTGTCGAAAATTGATGATTTAAAAATTAAATTAAATGAATTAAAGCTTCATTTTGATGATTTTGTTATACTGAATAGTGAAGAGACAGACAGAGAAGAAGAAGGAACCATTCCAGCAGATGTTGCTATTTGTGAGGAATGTTTAAAGGAGATGGTGGACAAAAACGATAGGAGATATAGGTATCCATTCATTGCATGCACAAATTGTGGGCCGAGATTTACCGTAATTGAAAAGGTTCCTTATGATAGGGAGAATACATCTATGAGGGATTTTCCACTTTGTGAGGTATGTTTAGAGGAATATAAAAATCCGTTAGATAGAAGATTTCATGCTCAAGCAACGTGTTGCCCAAAATGTGGACCAAAGGTTTTCTTAACTGATGAAAATGGAGAAGTTTTATATGAGAAGGATGAGGCAATAAACGAGGCTATTAAACTCTTAGAGGGAGGGAAAATTTTGGCGGTTAAAGGGATTGGAGGGACGCATTTAGTTTGTAAGGTAAATGATGATGAAGTTGTTTTAACATTAAGAAAGATGTTAGGAAGGCCTTCTCAGCCTTTTGCTGTAATGAGTAAATTAGAATATTTAAGTTTATTTGCAGAGTATGGTGATGAAGAGTTAGAAACACTAATTTCCCCAAGAAGACCTATCGTTGTCTTAAAGAAGAATGATGATTATAATAAATACTTCTCAAAATATGTCTCAAATTTGGACACTATTGGGGTTATGCTTCCATATAGTGGTTTGCATTATTTGCTTTTTGACAAAGAAATAGCATATATAATGACATCTGCAAACTTGCCTGGACTTCCTATGGTTAAAGATAATGATGAAATATTAAAGAAATTAAAAGGCATTGCAGATTATTTCTTACTGCATAATAGGAGGATTATAAATAGGTGTGATGATAGTGTTATGAAAAAGATAAACAACAGAATGATATTTTTGAGAAGGTCGAGAGGTTTTGCCCCAGAACCGATTGAAGTTAAAATAAACAATAGCAAAAACATCCTCTGCGTTGGGGGGGAATTAAATTCAACGGCATGTCTTGTAAAGAAAAATAAATTTTATCTAACTCAATACATTGGAAACACATCAAAATATGAGACCTTTT harbors:
- the hypF gene encoding carbamoyltransferase HypF translates to MDFIKIHVKGIVQGVGFRPFVYRIAKENNLKGYVKNMGNYVEIVVGGKKEDIEKFIDDLKSKKPPLSKIDDLKIKLNELKLHFDDFVILNSEETDREEEGTIPADVAICEECLKEMVDKNDRRYRYPFIACTNCGPRFTVIEKVPYDRENTSMRDFPLCEVCLEEYKNPLDRRFHAQATCCPKCGPKVFLTDENGEVLYEKDEAINEAIKLLEGGKILAVKGIGGTHLVCKVNDDEVVLTLRKMLGRPSQPFAVMSKLEYLSLFAEYGDEELETLISPRRPIVVLKKNDDYNKYFSKYVSNLDTIGVMLPYSGLHYLLFDKEIAYIMTSANLPGLPMVKDNDEILKKLKGIADYFLLHNRRIINRCDDSVMKKINNRMIFLRRSRGFAPEPIEVKINNSKNILCVGGELNSTACLVKKNKFYLTQYIGNTSKYETFCYLKDAINNLIKITNTNKIDVVVCDMHPLFNSTKFAEELASKGIELFRIQHHHAHVFSLMGDNNYFDDCIIIALDGVGYGLDGNIWGGEIFAWKNNEMKRIGHLEEQYQLGGDLATKYPLRMLLGILYKKIGEEAIDIIKEYKFFSDKELKIFSLQLEKKINCPITTSCGRVLDAISSLLSVTFEKTYDGEPAIRLEALASEFIKRKRIDIEVNPKIKNDILNTTDLIYNCHEMLKNGVDRGYIAYYAHIYIADGLSKTAIKNAEKLGIDCIGLSGGVSYNKIISERIRENVENHGFKFLYHKNVSNGDGGLSFGQGVGYILMNSQ